In Anthonomus grandis grandis chromosome 17, icAntGran1.3, whole genome shotgun sequence, the DNA window AGTGGCGGAGTACAGACCGACAGTACTTGATTGAATAGCAGTGCAGATTTTACGTGGTAGCACACTTACATCGGCTCCGGTGTCGATAAGGAACTGGAGTTGAAGGGCTTCGTCTGTGATAAAGAGGCGACGTGGTGTATGGGGGGCAACTGTCGTCGTCATTACTGCGCCCCCTGatcgttttttgaaaaagtgcaTGGAGGCCTGCACTTCTTTGCCTGGGTCCCAAACCTGCGATGGTAGTAGCACGTGTTGGGGTGTGAATCATTGCCGTCGGTAGCTTGGGCTGATCGGGGTCCTTGATTTACTTTTTGGTAGAGGGCACTGACCTGGTCGCTGAGTTGAGCTACGACTTCCTCTAACTTCGGTTTCTCGTCAATTGCCATAACTGGGAGACTGGTACAACGTGCATATTTGTCAGCTCTCTTGGCGAGGTCCTCTAGGTCGCCATCAAGGATTTATATTATGCCTCGGACTTGGGGAGGTAAGCGATCACGCCATAGTTTTTTAAGATCTTGTAAGCTATTATTATTAGACGCCAAAGTTTGCATACGATGTAAGAGTTGTGTTGGTTTAAGGTCACCCAAGGTTATCTCCATTAACCGTTGAATCTTTTCATCAACACTAGTGCCAAATCTCGAGAGGAGGCGAGCTTTCAAATCGTCGTACGCCCTACCCTTAGTGGGGTTTCTTATTAGATTAGCTATCTCTAGGAGACCTTCGCTATTGAGACTAGTTACTGTGTGGTCGAACTTACAGTCGTCCGTGGTGATTCTGGCTTGTCGGAACTGTGCTTCGAGGCGCAGAAACCATAGTTCAGGCTCTGAGCACCAAAATTCAGGGGCCTTTATCCCTACGCGGGCAATTACGCTGTGGTCAACGTTTTGAGAAAGCGTGGGCTGCGTGGAGGGTCCAGCGACCAAAATTTCTTGCTCAGGGACAGTATTAGCGCCATAGTCAGCATCAGCGTTGCGGACGGTTTCGACAGATTCAGCGTTAGGCATGTTCCTTGATTTTCGTTTCGATTTCGGCATCACGTCGGGGTCACCAATGTGGCTGTTGCGGTCAGCAAATAAGGCACACTTGTTTAGgaacttaatttattatcctTAAATAACCTAATTGCACTTAAAAGctatcttaaattattaaaaaacacacGAGTAATGTTCGACACGTGTCGTCGGTCGGAATGCGCGGGAGAACTTACCGTCACTTGTCATCCGTCTACCTCTGACAAGATAGATAACAGCTGGTTGTTGCCAGACTTCTGCAGCCAATCAGATTTGGGGCGAACTAACCTGTTATGTATATTCGCCACAGACCCACGAAACTGTAATGACGGGACACATGTTACTCTGAACGTTGACAGCAAAAGACTACTTATAAAATCAACGTTGACAGTAGAGATGGGTTGCTTTTTCGTAAGCTGCTACTTTGTAGCTGCTAATTGCTGCTTCTTAACAGTAGCAGCTTCACCctgctttttaataattaaaaaagctgCTTCTCGAAAAAGCAGTTTTGTACTAAACGTGAAATCACGTCACAAAAGTTGGCATTGGCAACCGCGACAGAGGCCGTGTGAAGCCGAAAGCAGTCGACTATTGAGTCGACCGAAGCAGTGTGAACTAGTGTcatagataaacagtttataggggtTACTGACTAGTGTGAAGGTGAACTTGTCAGCGTCGGCCGGCTGTCGGGTTTATCTTACCCACAAAGCACAGACGCAGAAAGAAGCTACTTCGAACTATgaaaaattttttctattaaattttttcttacattaaaaTACCCCTTATTTTGgtgtaagaaaaaatttatatgaaatatgcGATGCAATGAGGAATGAGGGCATGAGGGCAAAGCTGTTAgatagaatataaaatatatacttcaAAGAGtttaattacttcaaaaatttattttgtacatggttttttttttaattaaaaaataattacacagTGCTTACTGCTTATTTTGACTGaccgatataaaaaaaaaacgcgtttcttgtttaaatatattatattataataccttgattaatatacaaaaataaagattACATTCTACCAAAGCAGAAAAAGACAACGtactaatataataaacaagtatttaaaaaatcatatatcttaaaaaaatatatatataattaatataagagAACACCACATGAAAGAAGCcgtttatttctcaaaaaaaatttgtttaataaacattatttcccTTACTTTTTGAGATGACAATCTACTCCTCCGTTCTGAGAGCAGTTCCCCAGTTTTTGAAAACAGGCGTTCACATGCAACCGATGTGGAGACTGATCCAAATTTTTGTCGAACTAGCTTTAccaaatttggaaaattatgcCCATTTTCCTTCCACCATTTCAATGGGTCAAGTTTTCTATTAAGATAAGGTTCTTTAAAATATCTCTGAATTTCAATAATGGCTTTTGCCCGACTTTGATAAGAAGGTTTTACTAGGGAAACCTGCTTATCAAAATCGCCCCATATTGATAGTTCCGATTCTTGCTCATCTACAGTCTTATCATTTATCGGTTGTTTTGTAGAATCTCCTTTAGATTCTTCAatttatttgcttaataaattaGTAACTAAGTTACGTGCTCTTTCACTAGAACTTTCATTAAGAaatccaatatttttatatctaggGTGAAGAAATGTAGAGACCAATAAAGTATTAATCTGCTCTTGGTTCCTAAATTTATGCTTAATGCTCTCGTTAATATCTTTTATAATAGCACACAAAGATGAAAATCAGAATATTGATTTTCACTTAAACgagaatatatttaatatttttgataaaccATTACTGATAACAATAACGGATGAAAGGGTAACATACTTTTCTCCACTCATAGTTTTAGTGGCAGATTCTAAAGGTGCAAGAATCTTAATTAATCCGtcaattaaatcaaattcattatttgttaaattttgaatatgttCTTGCCCTAATACGGCCCTTATTTCATCTTTCAGCTTCAAGAATCTAGAAAgcatgtaaaaaatagaattccaACGCATTGGCACagattgaattaatttttttttgagtcttttcattttgtttttgaaaactaTCTAGTTTTTCTTTAGCTTGCGTTGCTGCGTTTAAAAAATGCCACTATAAGCTTAACTTTTTCTATTAAAtgatttatagattttaaacCGTCCtgggcaattaaattaattgtgtGTGCCAAACAGCCAAAATGCCTCCACTTTAAATCTTCTACagctttttttacattattagcATTATCAGTTACAGCTAATAAAACATTATCCTGTAATTCCCATTCTTGAACTAGGCGATTTAGCTCCAACGCTATATTAATGCTAGTATGAGATCCTTCAAAGAGACATACATCCAAAAGTATGGATTTAATTTCGAAAGTCTCATCTATAAAATGAGCAGTAACGCCCATAAAGCTATCGCTATTTCGCGAGGTCCATAAATCTGTTGTTAAGGTAACTGAAATGCTGGCCGACTTGGCCACCATTTgctttgtattatttaaaaccTCTAAATATTTTGCAGGCAACAAAGTTTTGGACAAAGTTTTTCGGCTAGGTAAACTATATGAAGGGTTTAGAGAGTCACAGAATCTTCGAAAACCAGAATTCTCTACAATAGAAAATGGTTGGACATCTATCACTATCATTTCCAAGAgtttatctaaatttttttttctgatgaactCCTACTTTTTTTGGAATGGCAAGCTGTTGGTGGCAATACCTTTTTGGCTTTGGGATTgttcctaaataatttttactttcttGCATACCTGTGATGGTTGTAGCGTTGGGTTGGGTTGCAGTGCTAATGGTCGATAAATCCGATGATTGAGAAGTCGACGCCGATGACAAAGAAGATGAACTTGGCGCTGGTGCAAGCTCTGCTTGCTGTTGCTCCGTCGGCTCACTTGGACTTTTAGTTTGTTCTGCGGTTGTGTTACCAAGATTTACTGATGGATGTTTTCGCAGAACGTGCTGTCTCAAATTTGTAATGGAAGTTTTGTGTGAAATTAATTgattacaaaaattacattttgccATATGATTTTCTTTAGGTGTAAAAAAGTTCcaaataatttatgattttctttTGGAGTTCATTTCCGCTGGGTctcctgaaaaaaatcgataacatattttaaaaaaactggacccaaggattttttgagatttttagtTGACTTACGGTTTGCACcgacttttttttaagagaagATTATATAAGCTAACGGTTCCTTATACTACCTTTAGCCAATCAACAACAAGAAGACTTCATCCATTTTTTCCAAGAGAccaaacaaatatttatgacAACAGacaaaaacacaaagtcacggtctcacaacatttattaacggctacacgtgtttcgctctactTAGAGCATTATCAGGCCTTTGAAACACCTattgttgtgagaccgtgactttgtgtttttgtCTGTTTGTCATAAATTTAACCAATCAAATCGTTGCATGCAACAAACAAAAGTCGCTAAAGGCAGTTTAAGAGACCATCAGGCTAAAtcacccacaaaaaaaagtcagtGCAACTGGccgttaatattatttactaataaaatgtatatattaaaatatgatataattacaataatatacTGTGTGTCCACGAATAGAGTGTTCGTAaggtgttattatttttataaaattagctCCAaattaccctgtatattattgatTGTCTGAGAATTATAAGAGCttgtaataacttttaattttaaacaacttCTCTTAATATACGTTTAtcgaaaagaaaagaaactcTAGTCTtaacaaatttcattaaatcatCTAAAAACCATCAACCGTATCaaacgattttatttattttttcaacataTTCGCTTAAGACTATAAGCAGGAGCAATTCCCAGAATATCAGAATTTAGCCCCAAATTTTTCGTCATTTTTACCTTACGAACACTCTATCcgtggacacactgtataagaaatatatattaagtaCTTACCTAATtcgttttttaaaccaaaaaagtaatataaataataaaactgttaatcaaaatatttgttaactGACTTAACAAACACTAACAActttaaaaaacacttattaaaactaaactgtatcgaaattaaaaaaaaacgcaattaGACTTCAGGAATCGCCAACAAAAAAGCTGAAGGCGAAATCAAGAAAcagtaaaagtaaaacaacACAATGCCAGGGATTTCCCAGACGGCTTACAAATCTCGCTAGTTTAGCGGCCGGTGATTCCCCGCTTTGCTTTGCGATTATTACACCAGAGTACACCTGTAGACCAGCACCAGCCAATCAATAATGGGAATTTTCGCCCTGAGGCCCTGATACACATTTACActtcataaattattattttgtgcaGATaactcaaattattttatttaagttaattacaaaaaaatataatttatatatatgtatatacatatataattttaagaaataggtatacataatttattattgtaataactCCATAGCAGTCACAGCGGAAGCAATGCCATATTTTTAACGCATTTCGCAGGCTACACCGCTTTAAAATGCTCGATAGCTTATTTTCCCATGCCTGTTTTTAAACTGCTTATACGAagctgattttcaaaaaaagcagTAGCTGCTTCTTAAAAAAAGCAGTTTTGCCCATCTCTAgttgacagtgttgccatattttcataccagaaataataatattgcttAATATTACTAACAAGTCAGAGTATAGTCTAAAACCTAAATACCTCACTTTAATGGATACGTTTGTAAGTGTGAGACTTATCTAatccaataataaataaatagtaggcTGCCAAACCGTCTATCCCGGTGATTTCGCGCGAATCATGTACCACGTCATACTTCAACAGTGCGGCGCACGTATTTCAACGCGACGCGACATATTCAACGATAATTGCGATAGAGTACGTACCTATGTAGATAAGTACCTATAAAATAAACATCATCAGTTCAATGCCACAGTCTGCTTTTAGGTATAAAATAAAGTACTATTTgcttcaaaattgtttatatttggtTAACGCATATATGGACCTTTAATTAATTGGatgtgttattttaattttatttttttctattagtcTGAATGTTCAATGTTTTGGTGTACTGTTTTTTTACGTCCCTAGTTAACAAATAAGTTTTTagacttcttttaattttgacttttaaagTATTTAGATGTTGGCCTTTATATTTCAAATCTACGATGGCCAACTCCTGACCTGCATCAAACAAAAGTATCTGTAACGGACGTCAAATTAAAGACTTCTTCTTTCTTAAGACTGATTGTTCACCTATAAATAAGATGTAAGAAGAATGTAACCACGtgatataaacttttttaacttctgctataaaacaaataaaggatgcttttaaaataaattcctaaCTTCCAAATAAAGCTGTTAAGCACGGcgcccactgaatcggcatCGACCGTCTCGGCACGGTCGGTACAATCGGCCGGATTTGCTTCACATGTATTTAAATGGGGCCGCGCGCACTGAATCGGTTCGGTACGTTCGGTCGGTTCGGTTTTCTCCGGCGATGATCTCATATTGTGGGGAGGGCAACTTTTGCCGATTGCACCGAAAGCCTGcgactattttagcattttttcacATAGAGTGAGGaactgtttcaaaaaattttaaaaaccgttgatttgataaatatgtCAAACGAAATTTTAATCGAAGCTGTTTAGAATATTGTATGATAAACAAAACACATATTATCATGATAATTTAAGGAAAGAAAACGCTTGGGATGAAGTATCCAAATTAACTGGATATTCTGGTAAGtgtcatttattatatcttaaatcggtgttttcgttatttactgtttattaaATTGGCACCAtcaggagattttaaaactcagttttaatTATCTGAGGATGCCAACTTAGTCGGCGAAATGTGCGAGTAAGAAACTTCTCGTTTTGGTGTTACGTGCTGTACAACTCttgctttaaatataatttatgtttttacaaaaatacacaaaaaagatAGCTTGTTATATATCGTCGGTTTTCGAAAAGAGTGACACAAGTCAAAAATCccactttttgagatatttgtaACCTTATTCTTAAATTCAATGTACTTTTTATCTGGTAGAGTGTCACAAATAAACTATCAATGGTTGCCGCGAGATCGCGCTAGTGACGTTCTTCTATTTTTAACATCTGGAAAATCGGTTTTCTTTAATATTGACACATCTTTAGTTGCGTTGTGGCAGGCTAAGAGATAAGCCGCATTTTTTCAGCGAGAACGTCACATTTCGACTTAATACTGTtttgatgttaatttttttctgcaatagagtaatattttgaaatgtgTCACTGttgaacaaaatatatattctacttaaaattttagttttctaGAAGAGTGTGTTAATTCGTATAGTGCCATTATGCTTGAACAAcgtaagtataatatttttaattatttttgtgaatGCATTATTTTGAGATATGCCGTTATTGTCGTAAagcataataaataaacatggtATTAGTTTGAATTGTGACGGTATTCTAgtaaatcagttaaaaaacaATAAGACATTTTTTGACATGTGACTTTATTCAATTCAGAATCAAGCAGACATTACATAGaaggaaataaatttatcgCAGATATTCACAGAGACTATGTGGCACATTGCAAAGCAAAAACTCTCCATATTGTAATTACCTTTTCTTTTATCGGATTTTCACCAAGGAATTTAACATTTTCAACTACACTCCCAGAAATGACCAGTGCGAATTATGTATGGCATATTCCAATGCAGATTCCGAAGAAAAGGAAACCATGAAGACCCAGTATGAAACGCATTTAATAGAAAAGGATTTAGCACGTGCAGAAAAGAATTCTTATAAGGAGAGGTTTGCTAAAACGCCCAATGTTAAACTTGCAGTGTATGATTTAGAAGCAGTTTTTCAATGTCCTAAAGGAAAAGCATCAATTTTCTACTACAAATCTAAATTAAACgtctttaattttagtatttacgATCTTATTAACAAAACTGCAGATTATTATGTATGGCATGAGAGTTTAGGTAACAGAGGGGTCAATGAGCTAGGAACTTGCATTTACAGATACATTCAGGAAGTTTCTGATAATGACAGTGAAACggagttaattttttattttgataattgccctgggcaacaaaaaaattagtttatgcTTAGTTTGTATTTGTACGCAGTTAGAAGTTTAAACATCAAATCAATcactcataaatatttaattaaagggCATACTCAAAACGAGGGTGACTCTGTTCATTCCACAATTGAAGgatatcttaaaaaacaattaaaaacttcaCCCTTGTATACTCCTGACTCATTTATAAGTGCTATAAGAGCCGCAAAGAAAAAAGGTCCACCATATACAGCGATCGAAATGTCATTCGACGATTTTTTGGATGTAAAAGACATAAATGCTCAGTTAAgatttaatttgtccaaagatgTAGATAACAATGTAGTTAAAGTGTCGGACATAAAAGTggttaaatttgagaaattcTCGTCTAactcattattttataaaacatcatACACGGATGGATTTAAAGAAGGTAAAGTAATATCGCGAAATAGCAAACGTTCAATTAACTCATCAGATCCTATTCagttaaaaaaagctttttccAATAAACCAGGaatatctgaaaataaaaaaaaagatttgattGATCTGGTGAGAGGAAATTATACATTCCAAAATATTATGCAACTTTCTTTGAGTCATTATAATAGtcttttaagatttaaatttttgtttataattttttttatgagtaaAGTATTATGTTAAAAGTTAATGTCTTTGTTAACTCATCAACTTTTGTAATGTAGATGATAGGTTTTTTTACTATTTCCAAATAGAACCAGATTTATTAAAGTTGTATttgttttcctattttttatgttgaaaaatgaaataaaagagtactattttaatactatttatcTAGAATAATGTCACATCTCAAAAGGGGGTTTTAAATTTCCCAGTTTTTACCACTAAAATATCAACATCATAgacaataatattaatgaatatttacttaaaaggTATACATCAATATACTGAAAGAAGTAAATCATTtcatttatacaaataaaaataataagctaaaataattgaataaaattttaacgcGTGTTTATctcaaaattatcttttttggGTTATGTCACTCTTCTTGAAAACCGACGATATATAGTTCACGTATTCAAATGCACGTTGGAatgttatgttataatttattttatttaactctatacagggtgtcccacaaggAATGCCGGCTATCTATATCTCGTAGAgttcagaaatttttaaaatttgacagtaTACCAACGTTGAGGCGCAATTCAGTTGAGATGGCGCAAAAACCAGTTCTCTTAATGATACAAACAtcctctttaaattattttctaaatagtgggatttaaaaaaattaagagggcGAAGGCGGCATGACACTATACAAAATCACTCTGAACATATTttcattctaaaatatttgaaaaacattgCTTCGACCTCCAGCAAATCATAAAATAGATGATGATATTCTCCGAAATCtcttcttttcaaaaaaatatgcgTCCAAAATCTCCTACGCTTTTCTACCGCTTCTACTTCAGCACAGGCTACTGCAATCATAACATCCTCTTCAGAATCTGAGAAActgctcatttttttaaaacgcttAAATGGGAGTTTAATCACAATACTTCTATATGCTCGAATAGTCGAACCACTTTTAAACGTCGTCGTGTCTTCGTTCTGCCGATTGTATGAGCGTTAGTTACCGACTGAACGGACCGAACGTGCCGATCCGATTCAGTGGGCGCCCTCCTTTaagtcttcaaattttattgaGATGAATAgtgtcttatttttttatgtcttatTTATGTCTTATTTTGTCTAGGTTTCGTTTTTTATGTAGGTATCAGTCATTGGTTTGTATCAGTAGTAAGCACTCTTttaatgcattaaaaattattttgtgttttaaaagaaaatttaataaataaataaatagatttcaCTGTTTGTAtgtgaataaaagttttttgggtataaaagGTGTGACCGCTATACTATTGCAGTACACCAGCTTTTTAAGAttaataccaatttttaaaaaaatggtttactCTTTcaagtaaatataatttaaatatataaataactaaatatgcaTAGATTGTATATTTAATTGCAGTTTCTCAGTTACACTCCACTCCTGCGAGTTATTTGATGGTTCTTGGAGAAAAATAGACGTTTCATTCAGATATATCAAGACGTTTtctattatacaaaaaatttaaactatcaAACAATATAACccagtaaaaaaatcaataaagtgtatttattttttaagattttacgATTTCAGCGGAAAATATACTTGTAAAATTCTTTCATAGAGATCCACATCCACTTCcataaaaagacaaaatattaCTCGCTCAAACTTGTCATGATGTTGTTCCAAGAATTTCCGAACAGTATAAGATGCCACATGAGATGCTGCCTCATTGGGGTACCCATATATTCCAGTAGAAATACATGGAAAAGCAATAGTTGAAGCATTATTGGCCATGGCAACTTCAAGGCTTTTTTGATAGCAACTCTTCAGAAGGGCTGGTTTTTCTCCTTGAGGACCCACAGTAGCAATCACATCTAagtcaacaaatattttgtataaataacataaataagaAAGTGAAATATGTTACATTTTGCTGGTAATTTATATCCTCCCATGATTTTGGCATCCCCAGTCTCACAGCTGCCCAGACTATTACATTCCATCTGTAGATTTGAACCAGCAGTTCTGTGAATGGCCCCATCGACACCGCCTCCTGCCTTCAGGTATTTATTCGCGGCATTTACAATGGCATTAACCTGATAACATATAAATGataatgttaaagaaaaacatacGTAAAAAAAGACgttgttaaagaaaaacatatctATGCATCGCGTATCTCAGAAAGAATGGAAAAAAAGTCGATTGTTTGAtggtcaaaatttaaatacacacTACCTTCAAGTTTTTGTTATTGATATTGTTGCATTTTGTAATCGttttcagtaaataaaatattgtttttttttaatgctaacaGGTGATTCATACCTATGTATATTGACGTTCACAGTAACTTTTCtatacttgacagtttttaaaattttcaaatgaatTACAGTATGAATTGATAAATGATTGATATGAAAAAAACAGTATGCGAAAGAGACAGCGTTAAACCAAAGTTCAGtaactttaaaattgtaaataacaTATCTGAAACCAATGCCACACGCATTACAAATCATTCAAAAACAATTATAGaccatattttaattgattaagTCCGATAAACGCATTACTTCTAATGCTGTGGAACCCTGTTAATATAGAAAGTACACCCTTAACTGACCACAAacttgttaaatttaatttaatacgcATAGGTAAAACATTCAAACccaaaataatacataaaataaaatccatagaTCATTTATTGTACATTTATGTAAGCCACAACAATATTCAGACTTTTGAGGAACTTATAAATGGAATCACAACATGCAAAGAAGAATGCCATAAAATAAAGGAactaaaaatacgtaaaaataaTGAATGGATAACTGAAGAACTACTTAATAT includes these proteins:
- the LOC126746381 gene encoding macro domain-containing protein mll7730-like — encoded protein: MFAFSSKSAVQNIPAKLLNQWLILSSRFLFVANPNLANKMSWESEKRKYISEYDSRDNQQWTKWQDIKTWKQYAQEKNLGKPGTALPGNEIDNSKNEILADKISFFVGDITKLKVNAIVNAANKYLKAGGGVDGAIHRTAGSNLQMECNSLGSCETGDAKIMGGYKLPAKYVIATVGPQGEKPALLKSCYQKSLEVAMANNASTIAFPCISTGIYGYPNEAASHVASYTVRKFLEQHHDKFERVIFCLFMEVDVDLYERILQVYFPLKS